One Aquisediminimonas profunda genomic region harbors:
- a CDS encoding tetratricopeptide repeat protein, producing MILGMSALVAGAAVGLAISRHVSVDEPDAAFETGAVTPDPVAAISRLEARLKDNPKDANGWGTLASAFFQNGKFAEAATAYARAVQVDPRNADYWSALGEARVMAGPGNVPAEAKQAFERALAIAPKDPRARYFLGVDRDLSGDHRGAIEAWLALLADTPAGAPWEQDVRRLIQQVGAKEKIEVASRLSALKQPAPSDGAAIATAAIPGPSRQEMQAAAQMPKGQQDAMIQSMVDGLEAKLKANPRNLQGWIMLMRSRMSLGQTARATAAYSNARAAFNQDAATLRQIDDAARSLGIS from the coding sequence ATGATTCTGGGTATGTCTGCCCTAGTCGCAGGAGCTGCGGTAGGACTGGCCATCAGCCGGCACGTTTCGGTGGATGAACCCGATGCCGCCTTCGAGACAGGTGCGGTCACCCCAGATCCGGTCGCAGCCATTTCTCGTCTGGAAGCAAGACTGAAGGACAATCCCAAGGATGCAAACGGCTGGGGCACACTAGCTTCCGCTTTTTTCCAGAACGGCAAATTCGCTGAGGCCGCGACTGCCTATGCGCGCGCCGTGCAGGTTGATCCGCGCAACGCAGATTACTGGTCCGCTCTTGGCGAAGCCAGGGTGATGGCGGGCCCGGGCAATGTTCCAGCCGAAGCGAAGCAAGCGTTCGAAAGGGCTCTCGCGATTGCTCCAAAGGATCCGCGCGCCCGTTATTTCTTGGGCGTTGATCGGGACCTGTCAGGCGACCACAGGGGAGCAATTGAGGCATGGCTGGCCTTGCTCGCAGACACGCCAGCAGGTGCGCCATGGGAGCAGGATGTCCGTCGCCTGATCCAGCAGGTTGGCGCGAAGGAAAAGATAGAAGTTGCGAGCCGCCTGTCTGCGCTCAAGCAGCCCGCACCGAGCGATGGGGCAGCGATTGCAACCGCTGCCATTCCCGGACCAAGTCGTCAGGAAATGCAAGCCGCCGCGCAGATGCCCAAGGGCCAGCAAGATGCCATGATCCAGTCGATGGTTGATGGGCTTGAGGCAAAATTGAAGGCCAATCCGAGGAATTTACAAGGCTGGATCATGCTGATGCGAAGCCGCATGTCGCTTGGGCAAACAGCCCGAGCTACTGCGGCCTATTCAAATGCCCGTGCGGCTTTCAATCAGGATGCTGCGACGCTCCGGCAGATTGATGACGCCGCGCGCAGCCTTGGCATCAGTTGA